In Apteryx mantelli isolate bAptMan1 chromosome 18, bAptMan1.hap1, whole genome shotgun sequence, a single window of DNA contains:
- the MTCL2 gene encoding microtubule cross-linking factor 2 isoform X4, with the protein MEGFGALAGKRTHLYSWRTHQSLRNGLRISLGTIQGLQVAKDVSVRLHNELEAVEKKRIRLEEENEDLRQRLIETELAKQVVQNEMDKLRENSLKKRGSRSVGKTEKKPSVQEDSADLKCQLHFAKEESALMCKKLTKLAKENDSMKEELVKYRSLYGDLDSSLSIEELADSPHSREAELKVHLKLVEEEANILSRRIVELEVENRGLRAEMDDMKGQGDKELIGQDIRFLSSSSSCGDSGESLVELRRHLQFVEEEADLLRRSLMELEDQNKLLMNELNKYKSDHDLDITLSEDSCSVISEPSQEELATAKVQISELSGKVKKLQYENRVLLSNLQRCDLASCQTTRPMLETDAEAGDSAQCIPTELWRDGPVGGENDAQERAASSGKAPDSSPTKLLKSKDFETLLGIRDQAALVSKAIDVLISDTNGFTSSLKLCLDNECVGGMLSETMDNSSESPSDSKLMNVLIMRLGVLQQDLGCFMRKVDHLADCLKEQTDSFPFSGPSSQDSTKEALQKEHSSDFQQPDFRDADPYRITHTKDTDPSATHPRSYKTCRPDENDSYASEVKELQLVLAEANESLQGMQEQLSQERQLRKDEVDNFSQKICQLKEDHQKALLRREFELQSLNLQRRLEQKFWSQEKNLLVQESQQFKQNFLLLFMKLKWFLKRWRQGKIVHSEGDDFLEVNSMKELYLLIEEEELAPQQQADNKTCAGDAWTPNTPNEYIKTLADMKVILKELCTELREERRGADELQQQFTKAKAAWEMERAELKCHIAQLESKAGKGITERALPDWKVALKREREEHQHLLAESYSAVMDLTKQLQISEKNWNQEKVELLARFKEEQQQAEQQAKDLQNKINQLQKGASPWALKHSEMEKHGSNWKEALNEKITDKETISEAEAKGTNLKRTKSVSSMSEFESLLDCSPYLPGKTAPGLVDHSRGKKTSPAAQLLPSSIRDSTGVPPPNCTYVNIEQPAPDSLAKEKLGISSWDYSRASNLSGHDPSQKQMQRSYTAPDKTGIRIYYSPPVVRRLETPLVHNKEGKIMIEPGFLFTMAKPKEPEESDSAENTYSQWLCNFSKQHRELLDGGAVESTVPPVPRFPSSLHDLEISGNMSDDMKEITNCVRQAIRSSSLERKVKSTSSQTVGLANVGTQTIQTVSVGLQTDLPRSSMHSKSWSPRSSSLMSVRSKQISSSLDKVHSRIERPCCSPKYGSPKLQRRSSSKLDATKDRSLWNLHQSKQNGSAWARSTTTRDSPVLSNINDGLSSLFSVVEHSGSTESIWKPGCPESRAKPEAPKYGIVQEFFRNVCGRAQSPTATTEKKEAIGEEGSKKTEHPTPATYHQAENISRILNKKVLKQSSCEDPKPSSPGQGSKDTTPRDPDLISAVASEDTACDCSSQSLTSCFARPSRSAVRHSPSKCKLHPSEPGRAEEKLGPSSE; encoded by the exons CAG GAGGACAGTGCAGACCTGAAGTGTCAGCTGCATTTCGCAaaggaggagtcagccctgatgTGCAAGAAGCTGACTAAGCTGGCCAAAGAGAACGACAGCATGAAGGAGGAGCTGGTCAAATATAGGTCCTTGTATGGGGACCTCGACAGCTCCCTGTCCATAGAGGAGCTGGCCGACTCTCCCCACTCCCGGGAGGCCGAACTCAAAGTCCATCTGAAGCTTGTGGAGGAGGAAGCCAATATCCTGAGCCGGAGGATAGTGGAGCTGGAGGTTGAAAACCGCGGGTTGCGGGCAGAGATGGATGACATGAAGGGCCAGGGGGACAAAGAACTGATCGGACAGGACATCCGGTTCCTGTCATCCTCCTCGAGCTGTGGGGACTCTGGGGAGAGCCTCGTGGAGCTGAGACGGCACTTGCAGTTTGTGGAGGAGGAGGCCGATCTGCTGAGGCGGTCGCTGATGGAGCTGGAGGACCAGAACAAGCTCCTCATGAACGAGCTGAACAAGTACAAGTCAGACCACGACCTGGACATCACATTGTCGGAGGACAGCTGCTCAGTGATCAGCGAGCCGTCCCAGGAGGAGCTGGCCACGGCCAAGGTGCAGATCAGCGAGCTGAGTGGCAAGGTGAAGAAGCTCCAGTACGAGAACCGCGTGCTGCTCTCCAACCTCCAGCGCTGTGACCTGGCCTCCTGCCAGACCACCAGGCCCATGCTGGAGACCGACGCTGAGGCTGGAGACTCTGCACAGTGCATCCCCACCGAGCTCTGGAGGGATGGGCCTGTTGGCGGGGAGAACGATGCCCAGGAAAGGGCAGCCAGCAGCGGGAAGGCTCCGGACAGCAGCCCCACCAAACTGCTCAAGTCCAAGGACTTTGAGACCCTTCTGGGCATCCGGGACCAGGCAGCACTCGTCAGCAAAGCGATTGATGTCTTGATTTCGGACACCAACGGCTTCACGTCCAGCCTCAAGTTGTGTCTGGACAATGAGTGTGTGGGTGGGATGCTGAGCGAGACGATGGATAACAGCAGCGAGAGCCCCAGCGATTCCAAGCTGATGAACGTTCTCATTATGAGGCTCGGTGTCCTGCAGCAAGACCTGGGCTGCTTCATGAGGAAGGTGGATCACCTTGCCGACTGCCTTAAAGAGCAGACAgactctttccccttctctggcCCCAGCAGCCAGGACTCCACCAAAGAGGCACTGCAGAAAGAGCACAGCTCCGACTTCCAG CAGCCTGATTTTAGGGACGCCGACCCTTACCGCATCACCCACACCAAGGACACGGACCCCAGTGCCACACATCCCCGGAGCTACAAAACCTGCCGACCCGATGAGAACGACTCCTATGCCTCCGAG GTGAAGGAGCTGCAGCTGGTGCTGGCGGAAGCCAACGAGagcctgcagggcatgcaggAGCAGCTCTCTCAGGAGAGGCAGCTGAGGAAGGACGAGGTGGATAACTTCTCCCAGAAGATCTGCCAG CTGAAGGAAGACCACCAGAAGGCTCTCCTGAGGCGGGAGTTCGAGCTGCAGAGCCTGAACCTGCAGAGGCGGCTGGAGCAGAAGTTCTGGAGCCAGGAGAAGAACCTCTTGGTGCAGGAGTCCCAGCAGTTCAAGCAGAACTTTCTCCTGCTCTTCATGAAGCTCAAGTGGTTCCTCAAGCGCTGGCGCCAGGGCAAGATCGTGCACAGCGAGGGCGACGACTTCCTGGAG GTGAACAGCATGAAGGAGCTGTACCTGCTGATCGAGGAGGAAGAGCTCGCCCCGCAGCAGCAAGCGGATAACAAGACGTGTGCCGGAGACGCCTGGACCCCCAACACG CCCAACGAGTACATCAAGACGCTGGCAGACATGAAGGTGATCCTGAAGGAGCTGTGCACGGAGCTGCGCGAGGAGCGCCGGGGCGCCGACGAGCTGCAGCAGCAGTTCACCAAGGCCAAGGCCGCCTGGGAGATGGAGCGCGCCGAGCTCAAGTGCCACATCGCCCAA CTGGAGTCAAAGGCAGGCAAAGGGATCACAGAGCGAGCGCTGCCGGACTGGAAGGTGGCGTTGAAGAGGGAGCGAGAGGAGCACCAGCATCTCCTGGCTGAGTCCTACAGCGCTGTCATGGACCTCACCAAGCAGCTCCAGATCAGCGAGAAGAACTGGAACCAGGAGAAGGTGGAGCTGCTGGCCCGGttcaaggaagagcagcagcaggcagagcagcaagcTAAGGACCTGCAGAACAAAATCAACCAG TTGCAGAAAGGAGCCAGCCCGTGGGCTTTGAAGCACTCTGAAATGGAGAAGCACGGCAGCAACTGGAAagag GCTCTCAATGAAAAAATCACAGACAAAGAGACAATCTCTGAAGCAGAAGCCAAGGGAACCAACTTAAAAAG gACAAAGTCCGTTTCCTCCATGTCAGAATTTGAAAGCTTGCTCGACTGTTCTCCCTATCTCCCTGGAAAGACTGCGCCGGGGCTAGTCGACCATTCCCGAGGCAAAAAGACGTCTCCGGCTGCACAGCTGCTGCCCAGCAGCATCCGGGACAGCACCGGCGTTCCTCCCCCAAACTGTACATATGTGAATATCGAACAACCTGCCCCCGACAGCCTGGCCAAAGAGAAGCTGGGCATCTCCTCTTGGGACTACTCCCGGGCAAGCAACCTCTCTGGCCACGACCCATCCCAGAAGCAAATGCAGAGGAGCTACACGGCACCTGACAAGACGGGGATCCGTATCTACTACAGCCCCCCCGTGGTCCGAAGGCTGGAGACGCCTCTGGTCCACAACAAGGAGGGGAAAATTATGATTGAACCTGGTTTCTTGTTTACGATGGCCAAGCCGAAAGAGCCAGAGGAGTCAGACAGTGCTGAAAACACATACAGCCAGTGGTTGTGCAACTTCTCCAAGCAGCACCGAGAGCTGCTGGATGGTGGCGCCGTGGAGAGCACGGTGCCCCCAGTTCCCCGGTTCCCATCCTCCCTACATGACCTGGAGATCTCTGGCAACATGAGCGATGACATGAAGGAGATCACCAACTGCGTGCGGCAGGCCATCCGCTCCAGCTCGCTGGAGAGGAAGGTGAAAAGCACTTCCAGCCAGACGGTGGGGCTGGCGAACGTGGGGACCCAGACCATTCAGACGGTGAGCGTCGGCCTGCAGACGGACCTGCCCCGGAGCAGCATGCACAGCAAGAGCTGGTCCCCGCGCAGCTCCTCCCTCATGTCTGTGCGCAGCAAGCAGATCTCATCCTCTCTGGATAAGGTCCACTCCAGGATCGAGCGGCCGTGCTGCTCCCCAAAGTATGGCTCCCCAAAACTCCAGAGAAGGTCTTCCTCCAAGCTGGACGCCACCAAGGACAGGAGCCTCTGGAACCTCCACCAGAGCAAGCAAAATGGGTCTGCCTGGGCCCGGTCCACAACGACTAGGGATAGCCCCGTCCTCAGCAACATCAATGACGGCTTGTCCAGCTTGTTCAGCGTGGTGGAGCACTCTGGAAGCACGGAGTCCATCTGGAAACCGGGCTGCCCGGAAAGCAGGGCCAAGCCCGAAGCCCCCAAGTACGGCATTGTGCAGGAGTTCTTCAGGAACGTCTGCGGGAGGGCGCAGAGCCCCACGGCCACCACGGAGAAGAAGGAGGCCATCGGTGAGGAGGGCAGCAAGAAAACAGAGCACCCCACCCCTGCCACCTACCACCAGGCCGAAAACATCTCCCGCATCTTGAACAAGAAAGTCCtcaagcaaagcagctgtgaggacCCGAAGCCATCGTCCCCAGGACAAGGGAGTAAGGACACAACCCCACGGGACCCGGACCTCATCTCGGCTGTAGCCAGCGAG GACACAGCGTGTGACTGCAGCTCCCAGTCCCTCACCTCGTGCTTCGCCCGGCCGTCCCGCTCCGCTGTCCGCCACTCCCCCTCCAAGTGCAAACTGCACCCCTCCGAGCCCGGCAGGGCCGAGGAGAAGCTGGGGCCCTCCAGTGAGTGA